One Senegalia massiliensis DNA window includes the following coding sequences:
- a CDS encoding MBL fold metallo-hydrolase, which produces MIIENLSSGVYGGNCYIISSDDNSEGIVIDPADNTNEIIDFIERHNIEVKYIVLTHGHGDHIGGIGDLKQKTNAQILIHKEDREMLMNKELNLSSKMPMVTTEIEPDRVLEDGQIIDFGELNAEIIHTPGHTRGCISIKIGNNIFTGDTLFKGSIGRTDLYGGSYDDIIKSIENKLMIYDDEVTIYPGHGGSSTIGYERKVNPFLNKG; this is translated from the coding sequence ATGATAATAGAAAACTTATCAAGTGGGGTTTATGGTGGAAACTGTTATATAATTTCATCAGATGATAATAGTGAAGGTATTGTTATTGATCCAGCAGATAATACAAATGAAATAATTGATTTTATAGAACGACATAATATAGAAGTTAAATATATAGTATTAACTCATGGCCATGGAGATCATATTGGTGGGATAGGGGATTTAAAACAAAAGACTAATGCACAAATATTAATTCATAAAGAAGATAGAGAAATGTTAATGAATAAAGAGCTAAATTTATCTTCTAAAATGCCAATGGTTACTACAGAAATAGAGCCAGATAGAGTTTTAGAAGATGGACAAATAATAGACTTTGGAGAGCTTAATGCTGAAATAATTCATACTCCAGGGCATACTAGAGGATGTATATCCATAAAAATAGGTAATAATATTTTCACAGGAGACACTTTATTTAAAGGTTCTATAGGTAGAACAGATTTATATGGTGGTTCTTATGATGATATAATAAAATCAATAGAAAATAAACTTATGATATATGATGATGAAGTAACAATATATCCAGGTCACGGTGGTAGTAGTACCATAGGTTATGAAAGAAAAGTAAATCCGTTTTTGAATAAAGGTTAG
- the dtd gene encoding D-aminoacyl-tRNA deacylase: MRAVVQRVNSALVEIDGKKESEIKKGLLVLLGISEEDDEKDIKYLVEKLLNLRIFEDDDEKMNLSLLDIKGELLIVSQFTLYGDCRKGRRPNFMKAAKPSIAEDLYEKFIDICLEYNIKVGSGKFGEDMQVQLTNDGPVTILLDSKKNF, translated from the coding sequence ATGCGTGCTGTTGTTCAAAGAGTAAATTCTGCTCTAGTAGAAATAGATGGTAAAAAAGAATCTGAGATTAAAAAAGGATTATTAGTACTTTTAGGAATAAGTGAAGAAGATGATGAAAAGGATATAAAATATTTAGTTGAAAAACTTCTAAATCTAAGAATCTTTGAAGATGATGATGAAAAAATGAATTTATCACTTTTAGATATTAAAGGAGAATTACTTATAGTATCTCAATTCACATTATACGGTGACTGCAGAAAAGGAAGACGTCCAAATTTTATGAAGGCAGCTAAACCTTCTATTGCAGAAGATTTATATGAAAAATTTATAGATATTTGTTTAGAATATAATATTAAGGTTGGTTCAGGTAAATTTGGAGAAGATATGCAGGTACAATTAACTAATGATGGTCCAGTTACAATATTATTGGACAGTAAAAAGAACTTTTAG